The following coding sequences are from one Paenibacillus sp. FSL R5-0912 window:
- a CDS encoding CehA/McbA family metallohydrolase — MQIISELSLNRRIVKEEEQTYIEIPFAAGAAVEKIEVNYTYERQNGAAVIDIGLRSPERIVGWSGGARESFFTGLGKATPGYLAGPIAAGEWKVLLGAYRVPEGGCEVRMDVKLFHEHSRWMKGDLHMHSVHSDGSYTTREAIQSCRDKGLEFMAFTDHNNASQNLATLAADEQIVLIPGVELTSYKGHCNLLGHPDALDDFRILTPEQARGVLQRAADKGAFISLNHPFCSNCPWELGFDLPYDAIEVWNGPWRPINETAVRWWQEQLASSRKIIAVGGSDTHRIEPYVAHGTPTTYVRSEAESKEAILRGIRAGRVVLSSGTNETFIELSIGEAGVGDTVIVDSQQQEYELVIQVSGAAGDLVQLWSDRGVEQEWNVESGGDYTFPVLTDRLFYRAEASRYRAEANMTVTTCLTNPVYLRKLREEKIV; from the coding sequence TTGCAGATCATCTCAGAGCTTTCCTTGAACAGAAGGATTGTAAAAGAAGAGGAGCAAACGTATATTGAAATCCCCTTTGCAGCCGGGGCGGCTGTGGAAAAGATTGAAGTGAACTATACGTACGAACGTCAGAATGGGGCGGCTGTCATTGATATTGGACTCCGTTCACCGGAACGGATAGTAGGCTGGAGCGGCGGAGCCAGAGAATCCTTCTTCACCGGACTCGGCAAAGCGACCCCCGGCTACCTGGCCGGTCCGATAGCTGCTGGAGAATGGAAGGTCCTTCTGGGTGCCTACCGTGTGCCCGAGGGCGGGTGTGAGGTCAGAATGGATGTGAAGCTCTTTCATGAGCATTCCCGCTGGATGAAGGGCGACTTGCATATGCATAGCGTTCACAGTGATGGTTCTTACACTACCCGGGAGGCCATTCAGTCTTGCAGGGACAAAGGGCTGGAGTTCATGGCCTTCACCGATCACAATAATGCTTCGCAGAATTTGGCCACACTGGCAGCCGATGAGCAAATTGTGCTTATTCCCGGGGTGGAATTAACCAGCTACAAAGGACATTGCAACCTGCTCGGGCATCCTGACGCACTGGACGACTTCCGTATCCTGACTCCGGAGCAGGCCAGAGGGGTATTACAGCGGGCGGCGGACAAGGGGGCATTCATTTCTTTAAATCACCCGTTCTGCTCGAACTGTCCGTGGGAATTAGGCTTTGACTTGCCCTACGATGCTATCGAGGTATGGAATGGACCCTGGCGTCCGATTAACGAGACTGCCGTGCGCTGGTGGCAGGAGCAACTGGCTTCCAGCCGGAAGATTATTGCTGTAGGGGGAAGTGACACGCATAGAATTGAGCCGTATGTCGCGCATGGAACGCCTACGACTTATGTCCGCTCGGAAGCAGAATCGAAGGAGGCGATTCTTCGTGGAATCAGGGCCGGGCGTGTAGTCCTGTCCTCCGGGACAAACGAGACTTTCATTGAGCTATCCATCGGGGAGGCAGGCGTTGGTGACACGGTAATCGTGGACAGTCAGCAGCAGGAATATGAATTGGTTATACAAGTGTCGGGTGCGGCAGGAGACCTCGTACAGCTATGGTCTGACCGCGGCGTAGAGCAGGAATGGAACGTGGAGAGCGGTGGAGATTATACATTTCCTGTGTTAACGGACCGCTTGTTCTACCGTGCAGAAGCAAGCCGTTACCGGGCGGAGGCGAATATGACGGTCACTACTTGCCTGACAAATCCCGTCTACCTTCGTAAGCTGCGGGAAGAGAAGATCGTTTGA
- a CDS encoding S-layer homology domain-containing protein, with protein sequence MRITAKGKRLFSSLMAGSLMLGIMVPGSYAQEIPSEIQRTSSEIATLTDGETLPEAQSGNESVTSAVYATPSQPGALLITELVPDTKNVGSADGYEYVEVYNNTDTSVNFNDYYFYYNGANTWTTGGDTVIPAFGNIVFWIMNGTNQAATANDFIANFSPEASLQEGVNLFRINGGGGMANGSPRNLQIKSKAGDALIISASYAKEQVKENNGIVYQYPVTGGTEMVLMSEAGIIPATPGTVTAGQIPEHDPGEMTPVISHTPKSSTDPADLVINATITHLQNADVEVAPAVELLYRTTSQLRETVITMTSAGGEAYSAVIPAAALEEPELIYSIRVKNVTESYSVHVNQPDFNSALVPPLLVTELLPNSSNAAGTTSDAFEFIEVYNNTDKPVDFKNYKLFYRYPDKGNAADVKWPSTQESLNIPAQQSVVFWVINSANAAYKASDFNTAFNTDLVEGTNLFLIKSDGMSNSGRRGIVIKSNTEKEISAAYYDADTLYNGGTKGDETKESKSLQYKYPVNGTGKMLKISSGEAVPSPGSADLAQVPVTPVHVELDTEAPEVNDLTDISEIDQSGSLDLKAFADDNKGVTSVEVRVASDKQPDFVSHNLAQDYNDNLYHFKLSSAELIGRTEIQYYFVVSDGSQETESPLAKVKITGGPDRSPLRLNVKDNALLHGSVTVKGTAASAEADELVLSIDGKETDDTQVYPALENDAYFVFDAKNVDYYFKNGITMGPEELGDKSILYTFMDPITSYTTLSFPISAAALKAGTDNVIYIRAGSKSSPFDPRPEENKDDFEIKNVRLLLADGTEVWDPAYSARDKEIKMGDSTGKNPSIGFRFELQSEQLRSKAYDWNTAQATDGSHTLILAHGQEQVKSKVIVDNTPPTIQSNMEEGQTYRGSIELKADVTDEYAGVDQVSVKLDDTEIELPYATSSGMLAGGVHNLSITATDKAGNKAEKLITFKVPEENPYAPQVIAPINGAKGVGTSPKLTVKVEDPTGDKLDVAFYQGFKYDGSHPEQGFTGFKNASDTEPPKQPVPAGEQALSGEEYRRISAADGDYLVNDAVEQFPYQRYEIKLDESVKATDRVDVEWKGNSLPGRKVSLYAWSPSGQNWVLLDHQIAGTTDFELKSTVSAGVYRDGDKVAVMVQDEIAAAAASTVTQDTYDFSFVWMSDTQYYSQSYPYIYQKNVQWIADNKDSLNLKYVIHTGDVVDKSYQEYEWEEADKDMRVLEDAGIPYGVLAGNHDVGHQNGDYTKFWEYFGEWRFKNLPTYGGSYDNNRGHYDLVSAGGNDFIIVYMGWGLAEQEIEWMNEVVARYPERKAILCLHEYMLVSNNRAPIADTIFEKVVKPNKNVIAALSGHYHDAELKVDPLDDNGDGVADRNVYQMLADYQGAEQGGLGYIRLLQFDISNNQLHVKTYSPFLDDYNFYDEVEFPGKDEFSLPLDLQPVTKRVATDYIGVKVYSDQKIAVKQVVASGNEVTVPWNNLNQDSYYQWYSKVEDGNTGSVLSDIWGFYTGKEGVAPTPTPTPAPEGTDPWPVGTTGPAATPAPSVTPSPAAVPGADKGSIKLVMGQDGNYSASLKDFETLIRETIDGTIRIALTESGVSQGIIQLALDAKGVEQAVQNKKALKIVSSGFELAIPAESLPDIPEGSDKVLLSIHTVLTPQLQQTIEENRKGTAGLGAPQAGVTLELKTVSGGKETAVHQFKNSVTVTLMLTAGEFGGIDKDYAGVYYLDGSSLKYMGGIFKNNTVSFTTDHFSSYAIMEYHKVFSDVSGSWSEQYINKLAAKHIITGIDENHYAPTWNVTRADFAVLAVRAMNLNNTAGAPAVGSFADVPQGAYYASSVEKAAELGFMEGSEGRFRPDDTITREEAAVVLSRLMKSGASAQSPASAAGNAVFADTGSISLWAKEAVSELQAKGLISGKGNNQFDPRGEVTRAETAKLLYGLLNL encoded by the coding sequence TTGAGAATTACAGCAAAAGGTAAACGCCTGTTCTCCAGTTTGATGGCAGGCAGTCTTATGCTTGGCATCATGGTTCCTGGAAGCTACGCCCAGGAAATTCCGTCAGAGATACAGCGGACGTCATCAGAGATTGCAACACTAACAGACGGAGAGACCCTGCCTGAGGCGCAGTCTGGCAACGAATCAGTTACGTCTGCTGTATATGCCACACCATCACAGCCGGGGGCGCTGCTCATTACTGAGCTGGTTCCGGATACCAAGAATGTAGGCAGTGCGGATGGTTATGAATATGTAGAGGTCTACAACAATACGGATACATCGGTTAATTTCAATGACTACTATTTCTATTACAACGGCGCGAACACCTGGACTACCGGTGGTGATACCGTCATCCCGGCATTCGGGAATATTGTATTCTGGATTATGAACGGCACTAATCAGGCAGCAACTGCCAATGATTTCATAGCCAACTTCTCGCCTGAAGCGTCTTTACAGGAGGGGGTTAACCTATTCCGGATCAATGGAGGCGGAGGTATGGCGAATGGCTCACCTCGCAACCTGCAGATCAAGAGCAAAGCCGGGGATGCCCTAATTATCTCTGCCTCTTATGCCAAGGAGCAGGTCAAGGAGAACAACGGGATTGTTTACCAGTATCCGGTAACCGGAGGCACAGAAATGGTTCTGATGTCAGAGGCAGGCATAATCCCTGCCACACCCGGGACAGTAACGGCTGGTCAGATCCCGGAGCATGATCCCGGAGAGATGACCCCGGTAATCAGTCATACCCCTAAGAGCAGTACAGATCCAGCAGATCTGGTGATTAATGCAACAATCACCCATCTGCAGAATGCGGATGTAGAGGTTGCACCGGCCGTGGAGCTGCTGTACCGTACGACTTCGCAGCTGCGGGAGACCGTCATTACCATGACATCTGCAGGGGGAGAGGCCTATTCCGCGGTTATTCCAGCAGCTGCCCTGGAAGAGCCGGAGCTAATCTACAGCATTCGTGTGAAGAATGTAACCGAGAGCTATTCGGTGCATGTAAACCAGCCGGATTTCAATTCTGCATTGGTGCCGCCGCTGCTCGTCACAGAGCTGCTCCCCAACTCCTCGAATGCAGCGGGCACCACCTCAGATGCTTTCGAGTTTATTGAGGTTTATAACAATACGGACAAGCCGGTCGATTTCAAAAACTACAAGCTGTTTTACCGGTATCCCGATAAAGGCAATGCTGCGGATGTGAAGTGGCCGTCTACGCAGGAGAGCTTGAACATTCCTGCCCAGCAGTCGGTTGTATTCTGGGTGATTAACAGCGCAAATGCGGCCTATAAGGCAAGTGATTTCAATACAGCATTTAATACGGATCTGGTAGAAGGCACGAATCTGTTCTTGATCAAAAGCGACGGGATGTCTAACTCCGGCCGCCGGGGAATCGTAATTAAGAGCAATACGGAGAAGGAAATTTCAGCTGCTTATTATGATGCCGATACTCTATATAACGGCGGAACCAAAGGGGACGAGACAAAGGAGAGTAAGTCGCTTCAGTACAAATACCCTGTGAACGGTACAGGTAAAATGCTTAAGATCAGTTCCGGAGAAGCTGTTCCGTCACCTGGCAGTGCAGATCTAGCCCAAGTTCCCGTAACCCCTGTTCATGTGGAACTGGATACCGAAGCTCCGGAAGTGAATGATCTTACAGATATTTCTGAGATTGATCAGTCGGGAAGCCTGGATTTGAAGGCTTTTGCCGATGACAACAAAGGAGTTACGTCCGTAGAGGTGAGAGTAGCTTCGGACAAGCAGCCTGACTTCGTCAGCCACAATCTGGCCCAGGATTATAACGACAACCTGTATCACTTCAAATTATCTTCAGCCGAACTTATCGGCAGAACGGAGATTCAATATTACTTTGTCGTTTCAGACGGAAGTCAGGAAACAGAATCACCGTTGGCCAAGGTGAAAATAACGGGCGGACCGGACCGGTCCCCGCTGCGTTTGAATGTGAAGGATAACGCACTGCTGCATGGCAGCGTTACGGTCAAGGGAACCGCGGCGAGCGCCGAAGCAGATGAACTGGTGCTAAGCATTGACGGCAAAGAGACAGATGACACTCAGGTCTATCCTGCCCTTGAGAACGATGCTTATTTTGTCTTCGATGCCAAGAATGTCGATTATTATTTCAAGAACGGAATTACCATGGGGCCTGAGGAATTGGGAGACAAGAGTATTCTATATACATTTATGGATCCCATCACCTCCTATACCACGCTGTCCTTCCCGATATCTGCCGCTGCACTTAAGGCGGGGACGGATAACGTAATTTATATCAGGGCAGGCTCGAAGTCATCTCCATTTGATCCCCGTCCGGAAGAGAATAAGGATGATTTCGAGATAAAGAATGTCCGTCTTCTGTTGGCGGACGGAACAGAAGTATGGGATCCAGCTTACAGTGCGCGGGATAAAGAGATTAAGATGGGTGACTCTACAGGCAAAAATCCGTCGATTGGCTTCCGCTTCGAGCTGCAGTCGGAGCAACTGCGCTCCAAAGCGTATGACTGGAATACGGCGCAGGCAACTGACGGATCACATACGCTGATTCTTGCACATGGCCAGGAGCAGGTGAAATCCAAGGTCATTGTGGACAATACGCCGCCAACTATTCAATCCAATATGGAAGAGGGCCAGACTTACCGGGGCAGCATTGAGCTGAAGGCCGATGTTACTGATGAATATGCCGGTGTGGATCAGGTCAGTGTGAAACTGGATGATACGGAGATTGAGCTTCCCTATGCGACATCCTCAGGCATGCTGGCGGGAGGAGTGCACAATCTGTCCATTACTGCCACCGATAAGGCGGGGAACAAGGCCGAGAAGCTGATTACCTTCAAGGTACCTGAGGAGAATCCGTATGCTCCGCAGGTAATTGCTCCAATCAACGGGGCTAAGGGCGTAGGTACCAGCCCGAAGCTCACGGTGAAAGTGGAAGACCCGACCGGAGACAAGCTGGATGTCGCTTTCTATCAAGGATTTAAATATGATGGCAGTCATCCGGAGCAAGGGTTCACCGGATTTAAGAATGCCTCTGATACCGAACCGCCCAAACAGCCGGTTCCTGCCGGTGAGCAGGCGCTAAGCGGTGAGGAGTATAGAAGAATTAGTGCTGCGGACGGGGATTATCTCGTCAATGATGCGGTGGAGCAGTTCCCGTATCAACGGTATGAAATTAAGCTGGATGAATCGGTCAAAGCAACAGACCGTGTGGATGTAGAGTGGAAAGGCAACTCTCTTCCGGGCCGGAAGGTAAGTCTGTATGCCTGGAGCCCATCCGGACAGAACTGGGTGCTGCTGGACCACCAGATTGCGGGAACCACGGACTTTGAACTGAAGTCGACAGTGAGCGCCGGGGTTTACAGGGACGGGGACAAAGTCGCTGTTATGGTGCAGGATGAGATTGCCGCAGCGGCTGCATCCACGGTTACACAGGACACCTATGACTTTTCCTTTGTATGGATGTCAGATACCCAATATTATTCACAGAGCTATCCGTACATTTATCAGAAGAATGTGCAGTGGATTGCCGACAACAAGGACAGCCTTAACCTGAAATATGTCATTCATACCGGTGATGTGGTGGATAAATCCTATCAGGAATATGAGTGGGAAGAGGCTGACAAGGACATGCGGGTGCTGGAGGACGCGGGTATTCCTTACGGGGTGCTTGCCGGCAACCATGATGTGGGTCACCAGAACGGCGATTATACGAAATTCTGGGAGTATTTTGGTGAATGGAGATTTAAGAACCTGCCGACTTACGGAGGCTCCTACGATAATAACCGCGGACATTATGATCTCGTCTCAGCGGGCGGCAATGATTTCATCATTGTCTATATGGGCTGGGGTTTGGCTGAACAGGAAATTGAATGGATGAATGAAGTGGTTGCCCGATATCCGGAGCGTAAGGCGATACTATGCCTGCATGAATATATGCTGGTATCCAACAACCGTGCACCGATTGCCGACACTATTTTCGAGAAAGTCGTAAAACCGAACAAGAATGTCATCGCGGCATTGTCAGGTCATTATCACGATGCGGAGCTTAAGGTGGACCCGCTGGATGATAATGGAGACGGTGTGGCTGACCGCAATGTCTATCAGATGCTGGCGGATTATCAAGGGGCTGAACAAGGGGGACTAGGGTACATCCGTCTGCTTCAGTTCGATATTTCGAATAATCAGCTTCATGTGAAGACCTATTCTCCTTTTCTGGATGATTACAACTTCTATGATGAAGTTGAATTCCCGGGTAAGGACGAGTTCTCACTCCCGCTGGATCTTCAGCCGGTGACCAAACGTGTGGCAACAGATTATATTGGTGTGAAGGTGTACAGTGACCAGAAGATTGCCGTGAAGCAAGTAGTGGCAAGCGGCAACGAGGTAACGGTACCCTGGAACAACCTGAATCAGGATAGCTATTATCAGTGGTATTCGAAGGTGGAGGATGGAAATACAGGCAGCGTGCTATCGGATATCTGGGGATTCTACACCGGAAAAGAAGGGGTGGCGCCAACACCAACACCAACACCGGCTCCTGAAGGGACTGATCCGTGGCCAGTCGGAACAACCGGACCTGCTGCTACGCCGGCTCCATCGGTTACGCCGAGCCCTGCAGCTGTGCCCGGAGCGGACAAAGGCAGCATTAAGCTGGTTATGGGCCAGGACGGCAATTACAGCGCATCCCTTAAAGATTTTGAGACCCTGATCCGGGAAACCATTGACGGAACGATTCGGATCGCGTTAACCGAATCCGGCGTTAGCCAGGGGATAATTCAACTGGCGCTCGATGCGAAGGGTGTAGAGCAGGCAGTTCAGAACAAGAAGGCGCTGAAGATTGTCTCTTCCGGGTTCGAGCTAGCCATTCCGGCAGAATCGCTGCCGGATATTCCGGAAGGCAGTGATAAAGTGCTGCTAAGCATTCATACAGTGCTGACGCCGCAGCTTCAGCAGACCATTGAGGAGAACCGCAAAGGAACGGCGGGCTTAGGCGCTCCGCAGGCCGGGGTTACGCTTGAACTCAAAACGGTGTCCGGTGGTAAAGAAACAGCCGTTCATCAGTTCAAGAACAGTGTAACAGTAACCTTAATGCTGACTGCCGGCGAGTTTGGCGGGATCGATAAGGATTATGCCGGAGTTTACTACCTGGATGGAAGCAGCCTGAAGTATATGGGCGGTATCTTCAAGAACAATACTGTCAGCTTTACAACAGATCACTTCTCTTCTTATGCAATAATGGAATACCACAAGGTATTCAGCGATGTGAGCGGAAGCTGGTCGGAGCAGTACATTAATAAGCTGGCCGCGAAGCATATTATTACAGGAATCGATGAGAACCATTACGCCCCGACATGGAATGTCACACGGGCAGACTTCGCCGTACTGGCGGTGCGTGCGATGAACCTGAACAACACGGCGGGTGCACCAGCGGTAGGTTCCTTCGCTGATGTGCCGCAAGGAGCATATTATGCATCGTCTGTGGAGAAGGCCGCTGAGCTTGGATTTATGGAGGGCAGCGAAGGACGTTTCCGTCCGGATGACACGATTACCCGCGAAGAAGCGGCCGTGGTGCTTAGCAGACTGATGAAATCCGGTGCTAGTGCACAGTCACCGGCATCTGCTGCTGGGAATGCAGTATTTGCCGATACGGGCAGCATCTCCCTGTGGGCGAAGGAAGCGGTAAGTGAACTGCAGGCCAAGGGTCTGATCAGCGGCAAAGGCAATAATCAGTTTGACCCGCGCGGTGAAGTGACCCGTGCAGAAACCGCGAAGCTGCTGTATGGATTACTGAACCTCTAA
- a CDS encoding response regulator transcription factor codes for MNKKILVVDDEPAIVSAIAYALRREGYEVDTAGDGEEALGKTNTFHPNVLVLDVMMPKLSGYDVCRKLENRDDIGIILLTVKNDIVDKIVGLELGADDYMTKPFEIRELLARVKALLRRLEKNTAEIRSELIEYGTLRVHPDRRSAELGEEQLELTPKEFDLLFLLLSHPQRVYMREELLEQVWDMDYAGGTRTVDIHIQRLRKKLGEPYQNILQTVYGVGYKAVPAGNYV; via the coding sequence ATGAATAAAAAAATACTGGTCGTCGATGATGAACCGGCCATTGTGAGTGCAATTGCCTACGCGCTGCGGCGTGAAGGCTATGAAGTCGATACCGCCGGTGACGGGGAGGAAGCGCTTGGCAAGACGAATACCTTCCACCCGAATGTGCTGGTGCTGGATGTAATGATGCCGAAGCTGAGCGGTTATGACGTGTGCCGGAAGCTTGAGAACCGTGATGACATCGGAATTATTCTGCTGACCGTCAAGAATGATATTGTCGATAAAATTGTAGGTTTGGAGCTCGGTGCAGACGATTATATGACCAAGCCGTTCGAGATCCGCGAGCTGCTGGCCCGGGTCAAGGCGCTGCTGCGCAGGCTGGAGAAGAATACGGCCGAGATCCGAAGCGAGCTGATCGAATACGGCACGCTGCGGGTACATCCGGACCGGCGTAGCGCCGAGCTTGGGGAAGAACAGCTTGAGCTGACCCCGAAGGAGTTCGACCTGCTGTTCCTCCTGCTCTCCCACCCGCAGCGGGTGTATATGCGCGAGGAGCTGCTGGAGCAGGTGTGGGATATGGACTACGCGGGCGGCACGCGCACGGTGGACATTCATATTCAGCGCTTGCGCAAAAAGCTGGGCGAGCCTTACCAGAACATTCTGCAGACAGTCTATGGTGTTGGCTATAAAGCGGTACCTGCGGGGAACTACGTATGA
- a CDS encoding sensor histidine kinase, whose product MRISIKLKFSLFLALLLILAISVLSYFVLRGVERNQQGQTESYLAQHVKTVNLRVKQTFYIGVRLEPQEFMQQRGKALAAELAGFTGLEVTLYDSQGQQVGTSAQGEPGPGRPDVRAALDYALNNKVAYQSEGDKLLYLAPLQGPEEQMGVVQLEYSLKGARSFQQTLLNLFLTTGGAVLVFSFLAGYLYFNRAAAAIGRLKKSAEDIRRADYITAPPLKRKDELGELAEGIYFMSREIESSIAAKDEERRKLQLAVEKLQALEQQQKQYIGNISHEFKTPLTSIKAYVDLLNMYDDDPKLLHDAKINIAKETQRLYEMVEKVLQLTALEKYDFESQAEVLEVESTLRDICGRMKGKVERYGLTVMLDVKPAHIWIDKESFMHIFINLLDNAIKYNVPQGSVHLYNEVRDGRVWITVRDSGIGIPEDSRDKIFEPFYTVNRDRSRASGGTGLGLSLVRNLVEKQNGTITLLEGTGEGAVFQLSFPLVS is encoded by the coding sequence ATGAGAATCAGCATTAAGCTGAAATTCAGCCTGTTCCTGGCCCTGCTGCTTATTCTTGCCATCAGTGTGCTGAGTTATTTCGTGCTGCGCGGCGTGGAGCGGAACCAGCAGGGACAGACGGAGAGCTATCTGGCACAGCATGTCAAAACCGTCAATCTGCGTGTGAAGCAGACCTTTTATATCGGTGTGCGCCTTGAACCGCAGGAATTCATGCAGCAGCGGGGCAAGGCGCTGGCCGCTGAACTGGCCGGGTTCACTGGCCTTGAAGTTACCCTGTATGACAGCCAGGGCCAGCAGGTAGGAACCTCGGCGCAAGGTGAGCCGGGGCCGGGCAGGCCGGATGTCCGCGCGGCGCTGGACTATGCGCTGAATAATAAAGTCGCCTATCAGAGTGAGGGCGACAAGCTGCTGTATCTCGCCCCGCTGCAGGGTCCGGAGGAACAGATGGGCGTGGTGCAACTGGAGTATTCACTGAAGGGTGCCCGGAGCTTCCAGCAGACGCTGCTGAATCTGTTCCTGACCACAGGCGGTGCGGTGCTGGTATTCAGCTTCCTGGCCGGATATCTGTACTTCAACCGTGCTGCGGCAGCGATCGGACGGCTGAAGAAGTCAGCGGAGGATATCCGCCGCGCCGATTATATTACGGCTCCGCCGCTGAAGCGCAAGGATGAGCTTGGGGAGCTGGCCGAGGGCATCTACTTCATGAGCCGGGAGATCGAGAGCAGTATTGCCGCGAAGGATGAGGAGCGCCGCAAGCTGCAGCTCGCAGTGGAGAAGCTTCAGGCGCTGGAGCAGCAGCAGAAGCAGTATATCGGGAATATCAGTCATGAATTCAAGACACCTTTGACCTCGATCAAAGCTTATGTTGATCTGCTGAATATGTATGACGATGACCCTAAGCTGCTGCATGATGCGAAGATCAACATTGCTAAGGAAACGCAGCGGCTGTACGAGATGGTGGAGAAGGTGCTGCAACTGACCGCGCTGGAGAAATATGATTTCGAATCCCAAGCAGAGGTGCTGGAGGTCGAGAGCACACTACGGGATATTTGCGGACGGATGAAGGGCAAGGTGGAGCGATATGGACTTACGGTCATGCTAGACGTTAAGCCGGCACATATTTGGATCGATAAAGAGAGCTTCATGCATATCTTCATTAACCTGCTCGATAATGCGATCAAATACAATGTCCCGCAGGGAAGCGTTCACTTGTATAACGAGGTCAGGGACGGGCGGGTATGGATTACGGTCCGCGATTCGGGAATCGGCATTCCGGAAGATTCGCGTGATAAGATCTTCGAGCCATTTTATACGGTCAACCGTGACCGTTCCAGAGCATCGGGAGGCACGGGACTTGGACTTTCCCTGGTGCGTAATCTGGTGGAGAAGCAGAACGGGACCATTACGCTGCTGGAGGGTACAGGCGAGGGTGCAGTGTTCCAGCTGTCTTTTCCCTTAGTGTCCTGA
- a CDS encoding TolB family protein — translation MNDGKNIRARKAWKVLLYGAVLLSVTACSAESTKTRQVVEESGQKITVMDNTSESVYTQLKLEGIDKVEGVRGTEMVSEDVIVVTKENRELPPQVIEGQELYPKNLYLHTLSTGEDTPLQEGEQTYGSLSLSPDKKRLFYMEVYDITGLGYIMDLATGASVKVGEAEFRSGEATWSDNEHVIFPDMEGNIMNTDVNGKQETILKTGIPYVHEVIQTGSRILYVSGEDSQLSAYDTGTKQTKMLQKNVEWVIPSPDGSRLAIVERIGPGERVLLLCDSEGNEQSRLAAGQQIFGTSWSPDGSKLAYAITTAGATDDQEDLFITEAETGEQTPMLNDIHLSDQLRWSPSGKKLLAATAVLKDDAYQLITYVIRLS, via the coding sequence ATGAATGATGGGAAGAATATCAGAGCGCGCAAGGCGTGGAAGGTTCTCCTATACGGTGCTGTTCTGCTGTCCGTCACTGCCTGCAGCGCAGAGAGTACAAAAACACGTCAGGTGGTTGAGGAATCCGGACAAAAAATCACGGTCATGGATAATACCAGCGAATCGGTCTACACCCAGCTGAAGCTGGAAGGAATCGATAAGGTCGAGGGTGTGCGGGGCACGGAAATGGTCAGCGAGGATGTCATTGTAGTGACTAAGGAGAACCGTGAGCTACCTCCGCAGGTGATAGAAGGCCAGGAACTTTATCCGAAGAATCTCTATCTGCACACATTGTCCACAGGGGAGGACACTCCGCTGCAGGAGGGGGAGCAAACTTACGGCTCGCTGAGTCTGTCGCCGGATAAGAAGCGGTTGTTTTATATGGAGGTATATGATATTACCGGTCTCGGCTATATTATGGATCTCGCTACGGGTGCTTCGGTGAAGGTGGGCGAGGCTGAGTTCCGGAGCGGGGAAGCGACATGGTCTGACAATGAGCATGTGATTTTTCCGGACATGGAAGGCAATATCATGAATACTGATGTAAATGGAAAGCAGGAGACTATTCTGAAGACCGGAATTCCTTATGTTCATGAGGTGATCCAGACCGGCAGCCGGATTCTGTATGTCTCAGGTGAAGACAGCCAGCTTAGCGCCTATGATACCGGCACGAAGCAAACTAAGATGCTGCAAAAAAATGTGGAATGGGTCATTCCCTCCCCGGACGGGAGCAGGCTGGCAATAGTAGAGCGGATAGGGCCCGGGGAGAGGGTGCTGCTCCTCTGTGACAGCGAAGGCAACGAGCAGTCCCGGCTTGCTGCCGGACAGCAGATCTTCGGCACCAGCTGGTCGCCGGACGGCAGCAAGCTGGCCTACGCGATTACAACAGCAGGTGCCACCGATGATCAAGAAGACCTGTTCATTACCGAAGCAGAGACGGGAGAGCAGACACCTATGCTGAATGACATCCACCTGTCTGACCAGCTGCGCTGGAGTCCCTCGGGCAAGAAGCTGCTGGCAGCAACCGCGGTGCTGAAGGATGATGCCTATCAGTTGATCACCTATGTGATCAGGTTGTCGTAG
- a CDS encoding MarR family winged helix-turn-helix transcriptional regulator: MDDTQWERLEEADYLFRKMVRRFVKERDRVSVEGIALPGMLILQKIIAGGEQRLGDLAEQLDFTSGAITALSDKLEAGGYTLRRRKEDDRRTVLLDITAKGREMVERNGSIGARCITLLFEGFTDKELEQQSRFYERIIGNLEGFSDTLLKLAQHNAEIPVPKDPGQKPRTGANKKYLSY, translated from the coding sequence ATGGATGATACACAGTGGGAGCGGCTGGAGGAGGCAGACTACCTGTTCCGTAAAATGGTACGCAGATTCGTCAAGGAACGAGACCGGGTAAGCGTGGAGGGGATTGCCTTGCCGGGCATGCTGATTCTGCAAAAGATTATCGCTGGCGGTGAGCAGCGGCTCGGCGATCTGGCGGAGCAGCTCGATTTCACTTCGGGCGCCATAACCGCGCTGAGCGACAAGCTGGAGGCTGGCGGATATACGTTGCGCAGGCGCAAGGAGGATGACCGCAGAACAGTGCTGCTTGATATTACAGCCAAGGGCCGGGAGATGGTGGAGCGCAACGGCAGCATCGGTGCCCGATGTATTACGCTTCTGTTCGAGGGCTTTACGGATAAGGAGCTTGAGCAGCAGAGCCGCTTCTATGAACGGATCATCGGCAATCTGGAAGGATTCTCGGATACCCTGTTGAAGCTGGCGCAGCACAATGCTGAAATCCCCGTTCCCAAAGACCCTGGACAGAAGCCGCGCACAGGCGCGAACAAGAAATATCTCAGCTATTGA